One region of Cydia pomonella isolate Wapato2018A chromosome 9, ilCydPomo1, whole genome shotgun sequence genomic DNA includes:
- the LOC133521050 gene encoding GTP-binding protein 10 homolog, which yields MVFILRPLLAKEIKRPRNYLRSRFVDSIRLHVKGGTGGTGLPKFGGLGGQGGCVYCIGKEKANLLNISNKYRMKTISAGHGEDSRKTKIVGNPGADVQLEVPLGVTIYRQDGKVLGSIDKEDETIILARGGPGGNTQNNFLGHFGQIYHIRLDLKLIADIGLVGFPNAGKSSLLKAISRAKPKIANYPFTTIKPNKGVIQYEDMRQISIADLPGLIEGAHNNIGLGHKFLKHVERTKLLLFIADVQGFQLSPKYPKRSCLETVLLLNKELELYDPELLEKPAILAVNKMDLNGAEDIFEEVKDSLKNIDRVIGSVPTEIRPEKIIEFEDVIGISALNNSDSIQDLRQLLRKRLDEYADENNPDIVDADAMLRRTRAIMTERGPKVT from the coding sequence ATGGTGTTTATACTTAGGCCATTATTGGCTAAGGAAATTAAACGCCCGCGAAATTATCTCCGTAGTCGATTCGTCGACTCTATAAGGCTTCATGTGAAAGGCGGTACAGGGGGTACCGGCCTTCCCAAGTTCGGGGGCCTCGGAGGTCAGGGCGGCTGTGTTTACTGTATCGGTAAAGAGAAAGCGAATTTACTAAATATCTCGAATAAGTACCGAATGAAAACTATAAGCGCAGGACACGGAGAAGACAGCAGGAAAACGAAAATTGTTGGCAATCCCGGCGCCGACGTCCAACTTGAGGTCCCTCTCGGCGTAACGATTTATAGACAGGATGGAAAAGTCCTAGGCTCCATTGACAAGGAAGATGAAACCATAATACTAGCCAGAGGAGGCCCTGGAGGCAATACACAGAATAATTTCTTAGGACACTTCGGTCAGATATATCACATAAGATTAGATCTTAAATTAATAGCTGATATAGGACTTGTCGGGTTCCCCAATGCAGGAAAGAGCTCCTTGTTAAAGGCAATATCGAGAGCCAAACCTAAGATAGCTAACTATCCATTCACAACCATCAAGCCAAATAAAGGAGTGATACAATATGAAGACATGAGACAGATTTCTATAGCAGACCTGCCGGGCCTTATTGAAGGAGCTCATAACAATATAGGACTTGGACACAAGTTCTTAAAGCATGTAGAAAGAACAAAATTACTGCTTTTCATTGCTGACGTTCAAGGCTTCCAATTAAGCCCTAAATATCCTAAAAGGTCATGTCTTGAAACTGTGTTACTTCTCAACAAAGAGTTGGAACTTTACGACCCAGAGTTGTTAGAGAAGCCAGCAATCTTAGCTGTCAATAAAATGGACTTAAATGGTGCAGAAGACATATTTGAAGAAGTCAAGGATTCCCTTAAGAACATAGACAGAGTTATAGGATCAGTGCCCACGGAAATAAGGCCAGAGAAAATAATAGAATTTGAAGATGTTATTGGTATATCTGCTTTGAACAACAGTGACAGTATACAAGACTTGAGACAGCTGCTGCGGAAAAGGCTGGATGAATATGCGGATGAGAATAACCCTGATATTGTGGATGCTGATGCAATGCTTAGGAGAACCAGGGCAATAATGACTGAAAGAGGGCCGAAAGTCACTTAG